The stretch of DNA CTCCAGATACTGCCGTTCTATTTCAGTGAGACACACAACGTATTTCTTGGGCATTGCCTGGGTAACTCGATCAACTAGCTCTATCTTACCCCAGAAGCCTGTCAAGCTTTTATTGACTGACCACTAGCTAGCCAGAGTTGCGATCGGAGTCCTGAACCACCAAATGAGGTTATGTTAAGAAAGGTTGCAATGATAAATCTTGTATAGAATAATCTTTAAGAGGTATTTTCAGGAATGAGTCTTCTATTTATATAGATCAAATCATCGACTCCGGTCAAATCCTCACCCCTGCGTTTTTTCTCGTCATGAGCACTCAAGCTGTTGATCCTCAATCCCTAGACCGCCATGAGTGTAGAGCATGCGGCTATATCTACGAACCCGTGAAGGGGGATGATAAGCGTCAAATTTCTCCAGGGACGGCTTTTGAAGAGTTGCCTGTCGATTGGCGCTGTCCGGTTTGCAGTGCCAAAGTTTCACAGTTTACCAGTATTGGGCCAGCAGGTTCCGC from Trichocoleus desertorum ATA4-8-CV12 encodes:
- a CDS encoding rubredoxin, giving the protein MSTQAVDPQSLDRHECRACGYIYEPVKGDDKRQISPGTAFEELPVDWRCPVCSAKVSQFTSIGPAGSASGFRENLNYGLGVNQLTPGQKNLLIFGGLGLGFLLFLSLYGLQ